In one Apteryx mantelli isolate bAptMan1 chromosome 9, bAptMan1.hap1, whole genome shotgun sequence genomic region, the following are encoded:
- the ANKUB1 gene encoding LOW QUALITY PROTEIN: protein ANKUB1 (The sequence of the model RefSeq protein was modified relative to this genomic sequence to represent the inferred CDS: inserted 3 bases in 2 codons; substituted 1 base at 1 genomic stop codon) gives MGSIARRYGSFYQLHLLSFQGTTLHLDVWDGWKEFLTACLLGNKVQHYLSEEKPVLKYVLQWLWILPYYIVRPQYSVGQSLVTLNNFGFLLYNFLVYLQVSKKCGSLHGSICGQLDLAEXILQQGLGPREVVCVNPYRHLCVEREPTNVNKCPVHAATEAGQLIILXAIVNYSVICLECQNPAGQIPPKIXIKNKHKDCVIFSYPSAGSH, from the exons ATGGGCAGTATTGCCAGAAGATACGGTTCTTTCTATCAGCTACATTTATTATCATTTCAAG GTACAACACTTCACCTGGATGTGTGGGATGGCTGGAAAGAATTCTTGACTGCATGCCTCTTAGGAAACAAAGTACAGCATTATCTGTCTGAGGAAAAGCCAGTACTTAAATATG TTCTTCAATGGCTGTGGATACTTCCTTACTACATAGTTAGGCCACAATACAGTGTGGGAC AATCCCTTGTGACATTAAACAACTTTGGTTTTTTGCTTTATAATTTTTTAGTATATTTGCAGGTGTCAAAAAAATGTGGCTCTTTACATGGCAGCATTTGTGGCCAACTTGATCTTGCAGAATAAATCCTGCAACAGGGATTAGGACCTCGTGAAGTAGTTTGTGTCAATCCTTACAGACATTTGTGTGTGGAAAGGGAGCCTACAAATGTAAACAAATGCCCTGTTCATGCAGCTACAGAAGCAGGCCAATTAATAATAC AGGCCATTGTCAATTATAGTGTAATATGCCTTGAATGCCAAAATCCAGCAGGACAAATTCCTCCTAAGAT AATCAAAAACAAACATAAGGACTGTGTTATATTTAGTTACCCAAGCGCGGGTTCCCACTGA